One Candidatus Dependentiae bacterium DNA segment encodes these proteins:
- a CDS encoding VTT domain-containing protein produces the protein MFKSWYKWMGSRVHSKFADIILVILFYFEALIFIIPTDPMLIIYCIERRDRAYWYAFLATVGSVLGGMTGYAIGYYIWQYYGQSIIHNPFVNVILKPSDFYYLCDLYKEHEYLAIFIAGFTPVPYKAATFTAGFCQLAFMPFVLCSFIARGARFLIYAVVISIWGEQIKKYIDRYFGLLVLLIIVLISGSIWLCRN, from the coding sequence ATGTTTAAATCATGGTATAAATGGATGGGCTCTCGAGTACATTCAAAATTTGCTGATATTATTTTGGTAATTCTTTTTTATTTTGAAGCTCTTATTTTTATTATTCCGACAGACCCTATGTTGATTATTTATTGTATCGAGCGTAGAGATCGTGCCTATTGGTATGCATTTCTAGCTACAGTTGGATCGGTTCTTGGTGGCATGACCGGCTATGCAATAGGTTATTATATTTGGCAATATTACGGACAAAGCATTATTCACAACCCATTTGTGAATGTAATACTAAAACCATCAGATTTTTATTATTTATGTGATCTATACAAAGAGCATGAATATTTGGCAATATTCATTGCCGGATTCACACCGGTACCTTATAAAGCTGCAACTTTTACTGCCGGCTTTTGTCAATTAGCTTTTATGCCTTTTGTACTATGCTCATTTATTGCACGCGGTGCACGTTTTTTAATTTATGCCGTGGTTATCTCTATATGGGGAGAACAAATAAAAAAATATATTGACCGCTACTTTGGTCTCCTTGTACTCTTGATCATAGTATTAATTTCCGGCTCAATATGGCTTTGTAGAAATTAA
- a CDS encoding potassium transporter TrkG has product MPPSKQLARFSPGRIILFSVFFTILSGTLALALPIARTKPINFIDLLFTATSSACVTGFFTIPLENFTPFGHTILMILMQIGGIGLITLTIFLLSIFVNFGFAHQVMAGQLLEFESWKHVKKLIIFITSFTILIEALGAACIYPLVYSLYPQENVLFLSIFHSISSFCNAGISLFPESLELFNANYPLLLITAILMIIGGLGFITWREIMYYIKSFNRKKRYTFSLHSKIVLYGTCGMLTLATIVFLVLEYDNSFAQMSYVQRLMNAFFQAASFRSGGYTTMPLSMLALPTLFISLFIMFVGASPGSTGSGVKITTITIFLATIKAAVTDRTAVEIRGRRLPEDQVYKAIAIVALGITWICMTTLFLLITETGWGFLEVLIEAVSAFANVGISMGLTSDLTYIGKLFIMLSMIIGRVGSLTLILALRQMALKRTPEIKGFTYPEERVMLG; this is encoded by the coding sequence ATGCCCCCATCAAAACAGTTAGCGCGGTTTTCTCCCGGTCGTATTATTTTATTTTCTGTATTTTTTACCATACTTTCAGGAACTTTAGCTTTAGCACTACCCATTGCACGCACAAAACCGATTAATTTCATTGATCTACTGTTCACAGCGACTTCATCTGCGTGCGTTACTGGATTTTTTACCATACCTCTTGAAAACTTTACGCCATTTGGCCACACAATTCTTATGATTTTGATGCAAATCGGTGGTATTGGACTTATTACTTTAACCATTTTTTTACTTTCAATATTTGTAAATTTCGGATTTGCTCATCAAGTTATGGCCGGTCAATTGTTAGAATTTGAATCATGGAAACATGTAAAAAAACTTATTATCTTTATCACCTCTTTTACTATTTTGATAGAAGCTTTAGGAGCTGCATGTATATATCCTCTTGTATATAGTTTATATCCACAAGAAAATGTATTATTCCTTTCTATATTCCATTCAATTTCATCATTTTGTAATGCTGGCATTTCTTTGTTTCCTGAAAGTTTAGAACTTTTTAATGCAAACTATCCCCTACTTCTTATCACTGCAATTTTAATGATTATTGGCGGTTTAGGCTTTATTACATGGCGTGAAATCATGTACTATATTAAATCCTTCAATCGTAAAAAACGATATACTTTTTCATTACATAGCAAAATTGTACTCTATGGTACATGTGGCATGCTCACCTTAGCAACCATCGTTTTTTTAGTATTGGAATATGACAACAGTTTTGCTCAAATGAGTTATGTTCAACGTTTAATGAATGCATTTTTTCAAGCAGCATCATTTCGTAGTGGCGGCTATACTACAATGCCATTGAGCATGCTTGCATTACCCACATTATTTATATCTCTTTTTATCATGTTTGTTGGGGCTTCGCCCGGTTCTACCGGAAGTGGTGTAAAAATTACTACTATTACTATATTTTTAGCTACTATAAAGGCAGCAGTAACTGATAGAACTGCCGTAGAAATTCGTGGCAGAAGATTACCTGAAGACCAAGTCTATAAAGCAATTGCAATTGTAGCACTCGGAATAACATGGATCTGTATGACCACATTATTCTTACTCATTACCGAAACCGGTTGGGGATTCCTTGAAGTTTTAATTGAAGCAGTTTCTGCATTTGCAAATGTTGGCATTTCAATGGGACTCACTTCAGATCTCACCTATATCGGCAAACTGTTTATCATGTTAAGTATGATTATCGGCCGTGTTGGTTCACTCACGCTAATATTAGCATTGCGCCAAATGGCACTTAAACGAACACCTGAAATAAAAGGATTCACTTATCCTGAAGAACGTGTAATGCTTGGTTAA